A genomic window from Balaenoptera acutorostrata chromosome 20, mBalAcu1.1, whole genome shotgun sequence includes:
- the CTC1 gene encoding CST complex subunit CTC1 isoform X4, with protein MKSSGEGHLELWGAPVPVFPLTISPGPLTPIPVLYPEMASRLLRHRSKHRNVQPNLAGELVRLSALVKSRKKSYFILSLGGSSPVGSHVSVIVQVPAQLVWHRALWPHKAYVLTELRVSKLPGHRCRIWMTSPSSQLLPLKPECVRELELELEGAPLETSPQPLPIPGSPQGKKDPGPDGLVRDSRLLSYTGTVTGTLNQPAGLYELDGQLGLCLAYQQFCDLRRVVRPGVRLELQDVHLLQSVGGGTRRPVLAPCLRGAVLLQGFSPLMPETQSSHRAPGASLYEQLVWEHQLGLPLYLWATKALEELACKLCPHVLRHHQFLQHSSPGNPSLGLQILAPTLEVLVPPGCPGRNTHNEILDEPHRCPLQKYARLQTPCSFPTLAALKEEGKCRAWASFDPKTLLPLPEASHLPSCQLNQRLAWSWLCLLPSAFHPAPVLLGVLVPSSRKGCLRLQDQSGSLRCLLLAKPSQPLTDPGLIGCLVRAERFQLVVERNVRSSFPSWKELSMTGFIQKKQARVYVQIFLADALILSVPRPVLHSATSSTPPQTEPSLPEGPHIGQSRLFLLSHKEALMKRNFCVPPGASSEVPKPTLSFLVLGSWLGGTQKKEGTGWGPPEPREDENSDQKVLLIFLSSSVRWFEFLHPGQVYRLVVPGPPTPMLFKEGGSSCVSQRPPELAGCASCLTVQDEWTLELASSQDIPEVLGISRALPESSLTDLLSDNFTDSLVSFSAEILSHLWIKPGSSGATRRCVKLTVALETADCEFPPHLDIYIEDPHLPPPQGLLPGARVYFNQLEKKVSRSHNVYCCFRSSTCVQVLSFPPDTTISAPLPHIYLAELLQGDKAPFRATASCHVVSVFSLQLLWVCAHCTSICPQGRCTRQSPACPTQTSISQASIRLLVEDGTAEAVVTCRNHQVAAALGLCPSEWTSLLEFVRGPGRVALQFTGPGAQPESSAKTDEPLTLFLWTLCTSFSVLRPIVLSFELEKKPSKIIPLEPPRLQRFQCGELPFLTRVNPRIRLSCLSIQEPEHPSALGALASSC; from the exons ATGAAGTCCTCAGGAGAAGGGCACTTGGAGCTCTGGGGTGCCCCTGTGCCAGTGTTTCCCTTGACCATCAGTCCTggccccctcacccccatccctgtTCTCTACCCAGAGATGGCTTCCCGCCTGCTCAGGCACAG AAGCAAGCACAGAAATGTGCAGCCAAACCTTGCTGGGGAGCTGGTTCGATTGAGCGCTCTGGTGAAAAGTCGAAAGAAATCATACTTCATCCTGTCTCTTGGTGGATCATCCCCAGTTGGCAGCCATGTGTCTGTCATTGTGCAG GTCCCTGCCCAGCTGGTGTGGCACCGAGCCCTTTGGCCTCATAAGGCCTATGTGCTGACGGAGCTGCGAGTGTCCAAGCTCCCTGGTCACCGTTGCCGGATTTGGATGACCAGTCCCTCCTCCCAGCTTCTGCCACTGAAACCAGAATGTGTGCGAGAGCTGGAactggagctggaaggagcccccTTGGAGACCAGCCCCCAGCCACTCCCCATACCCGGCAGTCCCCAAGGCAAGAAGGATCCAGGTCCAGACGGTCTCGTCCGGGACTCCAGGCTCTTATCATATACG GGAACGGTCACTGGCACGCTGAATCAGCCTGCGGGCCTCTACGAGCTGGACGGGCAGCTGGGGCTCTGCCTCGCCTACCAGCAGTTCTGTGACCTCAGGCGGGTAGTGCGACCAGGAGTCCGTCTGGAG CTCCAGGATGTTCACCTCCTGCAGTCAGTGGGTGGGGGGACGAGAAGGCCCGTGTTAGCCCCCTGCCTCCGTGGCGCCGTTCTACTTCAGGGCTTCTCTCCTCTGATGCCTGAGACTCAGTCTTCCCACCGAGCCCCCGGGGCCTCCCTGTATGAGCAGCTGGTGTGGGAACATCAGTTAGGACTTCCCCTCTACCTGTGGGCCACCAAGGCCCTGGAGGAGCTGGCCTGCAA GCTGTGTCCCCATGTGCTGAGACACCACCAGTTCCTGCAGCATTCCTCGCCCGGGAACCCCAGCCTGGGACTACAGATCCTGGCCCCTACCTTGGAGGTTCTCGTTCCGCCTGGCTGCCCCGGTCGGAACACACACAACGAGATCCTTGACGAGCCGCATCGCTGTCCACTGCAGAAG TACGCTCGACTGCAGACCCCCTGCTCTTTCCCTACACTGGCCGCcctgaaagaggaagggaagtgCAGGGCCTGGGCCTCCTTTGACCCTAAGACCCTTCTGCCTCTCCCAGAGGCTTCTCACCTGCCCAGTTGCCAACTCAATCAGCGCCTGGcctggtcctggctctgcctgctGCCCTCTGCCTTCCACCCGGCCCCG GTTCTACTTGGGGTTCTGGTGCCTTCATCTCGTAAAGGTTGCCTGCGACTTCAGGACCAAAGTGGTTCCCTCCGCTGCCTACTCCTGGCCAAGCCCTCGCAGCCCCTCACTGACCCTGGGCTCATAG GCTGCCTGGTGCGGGCAGAGAGGTTCCAGTTGGTCGTAGAAAGGAATGTCAGAAGCAGCTTCCCTTCGTGGAAGGAGCTGAGCATGACAGGCTTCATCCAGAAGAAGCAGGCCAG AGTCTATGTCCAGATTTTTCTGGCTGATGCCCTGATCCTGTCTGTGCCCAGACCCGTCCTTCACTCGGCCACCTCCTCAACACCTCCTCAGACAGAGCCCTCCCTCCCAGAGGGTCCCCACATAGGACAGAGCCGGCTGTTCTTGCTGTCCCACAAGGAGGCTCTGATGAAGAGGAACTTCTGTGTCCCCCCAGGAGCCAGTTCGGAGGTGCCCAAGCCCaccctcagtttccttgtgtTAGGGAGCTGGCTTGGGGGCACCCAGAAGAAGGAGGGAACTGGATGGGGCCCACCCGAGCCCAGGGAAGATGAAAACTCAGATCAGAAG GTTCTCCTCATCTTCCTCAGCTCCTCGGTCCGCTGGTTTGAGTTCTTGCACCCAGGGCAAGTGTACCGACTCGTGGTCCCTGGCCCTCCC ACACCAATGCTGTTCAAGGAGGGTGGTTCATCCTGCGTATCGCAGCGTCCTCCGGAGCTGGCTGGCTGTGCGTCCTGCCTCACTGTCCAGGATGAGTGGACCCTGGAACTTGCGAGCTCCCAGGACATCCCAGAGGTGCTGGGTATCAGCAGGGCACTGCCTGAATCCTCGCTGACTGACCTGCTCAGTGACAA TTTCACAGATTCCTTGGTGTCTTTCTCAGCTGAGATTTTGTCACATCTCTGGATAAAGCCTG GGAGCTCTGGGGCCACGAGACGGTGTGTGAAGCTCACCGTAGCTCTGGAGACGGCCGACTGCGAATTCCCCCCTCACTTGGACATATATATCGAAGACCCACACTTGCCTCCCCCACAGGGACTTCTTCCAGGAGCCCGAGTCTACTTTAACCAGCTAGAGAAAAAGGTTTCCAG ATCCCACAATGTTTACTGTTGTTTCCGGTCGTCTACCTGTGTGCAGGTCCTGAGTTTTCCCCCGGATACCACAATCAG TGCCCCCCTGCCCCACATCTACCTAGCTGAACTTCTGCAAGGTGACAAGGCCCCATTCCGGGCCACTGCTTCTTGCCATGTCGTTTCGGTCTTCAGCCTTCAGCTCCTCTGGGTGTGTGCTCACTGTACCAGCATCTGCCCGCAG GGAAGGTGTACtcgtcagagccctgcttgcccCACTCAGACGTCTATAAGCCAGGCCAGCATCAG gctcCTGGTGGAGGATGGGACTGCCGAAGCTGTGGTGACCTGCAGAAATCATCAAGTGGCAGCAGCACTAGGACTGTGTCCTAGTGAGTGGACCTCCCTCCTCGAGTTCGTTCGAGGGCCGGGGAGAGTGGCCTTGCAATTCACAGGGCCTGGAGCCCAACCTGAG TCCTCAGCCAAGACTGATGAGCCCTTGACCCTCTTCCTCTGGACACTGTGTACCAGTTTCTCTGTCCTCCGCCCTATTGTGCTTTCTTTTGAGCTTGAGAAGAAACCCTCCAAGATCATCCCATTAG AACCTCCTCGACTACAGCGGTTCCAGTGTGGGGAGTTGCCGTTCCTGACTCGTGTGAATCCCAGGATCCGGCTGTCATGCCTCTCTATCCAGGAGCCTGAGCACCCCAGTGCCCTGGGGGCCTTAGCTTCCTCCTGCTAA
- the CTC1 gene encoding CST complex subunit CTC1 isoform X5: protein MCLSLCSQVPAQLVWHRALWPHKAYVLTELRVSKLPGHRCRIWMTSPSSQLLPLKPECVRELELELEGAPLETSPQPLPIPGSPQGKKDPGPDGLVRDSRLLSYTGTVTGTLNQPAGLYELDGQLGLCLAYQQFCDLRRVVRPGVRLELQDVHLLQSVGGGTRRPVLAPCLRGAVLLQGFSPLMPETQSSHRAPGASLYEQLVWEHQLGLPLYLWATKALEELACKLCPHVLRHHQFLQHSSPGNPSLGLQILAPTLEVLVPPGCPGRNTHNEILDEPHRCPLQKYARLQTPCSFPTLAALKEEGKCRAWASFDPKTLLPLPEASHLPSCQLNQRLAWSWLCLLPSAFHPAPVLLGVLVPSSRKGCLRLQDQSGSLRCLLLAKPSQPLTDPGLIGCLVRAERFQLVVERNVRSSFPSWKELSMTGFIQKKQARVYVQIFLADALILSVPRPVLHSATSSTPPQTEPSLPEGPHIGQSRLFLLSHKEALMKRNFCVPPGASSEVPKPTLSFLVLGSWLGGTQKKEGTGWGPPEPREDENSDQKVLLIFLSSSVRWFEFLHPGQVYRLVVPGPPTPMLFKEGGSSCVSQRPPELAGCASCLTVQDEWTLELASSQDIPEVLGISRALPESSLTDLLSDNFTDSLVSFSAEILSHLWIKPGSSGATRRCVKLTVALETADCEFPPHLDIYIEDPHLPPPQGLLPGARVYFNQLEKKVSRSHNVYCCFRSSTCVQVLSFPPDTTISAPLPHIYLAELLQGDKAPFRATASCHVVSVFSLQLLWVCAHCTSICPQGRCTRQSPACPTQTSISQASIRLLVEDGTAEAVVTCRNHQVAAALGLCPSEWTSLLEFVRGPGRVALQFTGPGAQPESSAKTDEPLTLFLWTLCTSFSVLRPIVLSFELEKKPSKIIPLEPPRLQRFQCGELPFLTRVNPRIRLSCLSIQEPEHPSALGALASSC, encoded by the exons ATGTGTCTGTCATTGTGCAG CCAGGTCCCTGCCCAGCTGGTGTGGCACCGAGCCCTTTGGCCTCATAAGGCCTATGTGCTGACGGAGCTGCGAGTGTCCAAGCTCCCTGGTCACCGTTGCCGGATTTGGATGACCAGTCCCTCCTCCCAGCTTCTGCCACTGAAACCAGAATGTGTGCGAGAGCTGGAactggagctggaaggagcccccTTGGAGACCAGCCCCCAGCCACTCCCCATACCCGGCAGTCCCCAAGGCAAGAAGGATCCAGGTCCAGACGGTCTCGTCCGGGACTCCAGGCTCTTATCATATACG GGAACGGTCACTGGCACGCTGAATCAGCCTGCGGGCCTCTACGAGCTGGACGGGCAGCTGGGGCTCTGCCTCGCCTACCAGCAGTTCTGTGACCTCAGGCGGGTAGTGCGACCAGGAGTCCGTCTGGAG CTCCAGGATGTTCACCTCCTGCAGTCAGTGGGTGGGGGGACGAGAAGGCCCGTGTTAGCCCCCTGCCTCCGTGGCGCCGTTCTACTTCAGGGCTTCTCTCCTCTGATGCCTGAGACTCAGTCTTCCCACCGAGCCCCCGGGGCCTCCCTGTATGAGCAGCTGGTGTGGGAACATCAGTTAGGACTTCCCCTCTACCTGTGGGCCACCAAGGCCCTGGAGGAGCTGGCCTGCAA GCTGTGTCCCCATGTGCTGAGACACCACCAGTTCCTGCAGCATTCCTCGCCCGGGAACCCCAGCCTGGGACTACAGATCCTGGCCCCTACCTTGGAGGTTCTCGTTCCGCCTGGCTGCCCCGGTCGGAACACACACAACGAGATCCTTGACGAGCCGCATCGCTGTCCACTGCAGAAG TACGCTCGACTGCAGACCCCCTGCTCTTTCCCTACACTGGCCGCcctgaaagaggaagggaagtgCAGGGCCTGGGCCTCCTTTGACCCTAAGACCCTTCTGCCTCTCCCAGAGGCTTCTCACCTGCCCAGTTGCCAACTCAATCAGCGCCTGGcctggtcctggctctgcctgctGCCCTCTGCCTTCCACCCGGCCCCG GTTCTACTTGGGGTTCTGGTGCCTTCATCTCGTAAAGGTTGCCTGCGACTTCAGGACCAAAGTGGTTCCCTCCGCTGCCTACTCCTGGCCAAGCCCTCGCAGCCCCTCACTGACCCTGGGCTCATAG GCTGCCTGGTGCGGGCAGAGAGGTTCCAGTTGGTCGTAGAAAGGAATGTCAGAAGCAGCTTCCCTTCGTGGAAGGAGCTGAGCATGACAGGCTTCATCCAGAAGAAGCAGGCCAG AGTCTATGTCCAGATTTTTCTGGCTGATGCCCTGATCCTGTCTGTGCCCAGACCCGTCCTTCACTCGGCCACCTCCTCAACACCTCCTCAGACAGAGCCCTCCCTCCCAGAGGGTCCCCACATAGGACAGAGCCGGCTGTTCTTGCTGTCCCACAAGGAGGCTCTGATGAAGAGGAACTTCTGTGTCCCCCCAGGAGCCAGTTCGGAGGTGCCCAAGCCCaccctcagtttccttgtgtTAGGGAGCTGGCTTGGGGGCACCCAGAAGAAGGAGGGAACTGGATGGGGCCCACCCGAGCCCAGGGAAGATGAAAACTCAGATCAGAAG GTTCTCCTCATCTTCCTCAGCTCCTCGGTCCGCTGGTTTGAGTTCTTGCACCCAGGGCAAGTGTACCGACTCGTGGTCCCTGGCCCTCCC ACACCAATGCTGTTCAAGGAGGGTGGTTCATCCTGCGTATCGCAGCGTCCTCCGGAGCTGGCTGGCTGTGCGTCCTGCCTCACTGTCCAGGATGAGTGGACCCTGGAACTTGCGAGCTCCCAGGACATCCCAGAGGTGCTGGGTATCAGCAGGGCACTGCCTGAATCCTCGCTGACTGACCTGCTCAGTGACAA TTTCACAGATTCCTTGGTGTCTTTCTCAGCTGAGATTTTGTCACATCTCTGGATAAAGCCTG GGAGCTCTGGGGCCACGAGACGGTGTGTGAAGCTCACCGTAGCTCTGGAGACGGCCGACTGCGAATTCCCCCCTCACTTGGACATATATATCGAAGACCCACACTTGCCTCCCCCACAGGGACTTCTTCCAGGAGCCCGAGTCTACTTTAACCAGCTAGAGAAAAAGGTTTCCAG ATCCCACAATGTTTACTGTTGTTTCCGGTCGTCTACCTGTGTGCAGGTCCTGAGTTTTCCCCCGGATACCACAATCAG TGCCCCCCTGCCCCACATCTACCTAGCTGAACTTCTGCAAGGTGACAAGGCCCCATTCCGGGCCACTGCTTCTTGCCATGTCGTTTCGGTCTTCAGCCTTCAGCTCCTCTGGGTGTGTGCTCACTGTACCAGCATCTGCCCGCAG GGAAGGTGTACtcgtcagagccctgcttgcccCACTCAGACGTCTATAAGCCAGGCCAGCATCAG gctcCTGGTGGAGGATGGGACTGCCGAAGCTGTGGTGACCTGCAGAAATCATCAAGTGGCAGCAGCACTAGGACTGTGTCCTAGTGAGTGGACCTCCCTCCTCGAGTTCGTTCGAGGGCCGGGGAGAGTGGCCTTGCAATTCACAGGGCCTGGAGCCCAACCTGAG TCCTCAGCCAAGACTGATGAGCCCTTGACCCTCTTCCTCTGGACACTGTGTACCAGTTTCTCTGTCCTCCGCCCTATTGTGCTTTCTTTTGAGCTTGAGAAGAAACCCTCCAAGATCATCCCATTAG AACCTCCTCGACTACAGCGGTTCCAGTGTGGGGAGTTGCCGTTCCTGACTCGTGTGAATCCCAGGATCCGGCTGTCATGCCTCTCTATCCAGGAGCCTGAGCACCCCAGTGCCCTGGGGGCCTTAGCTTCCTCCTGCTAA